The Stratiformator vulcanicus genome has a segment encoding these proteins:
- a CDS encoding serine/threonine protein kinase, whose product MSDRPSPQLSELLTRFGLGERETVRCCRRHIRAVGRKIPIFDTIWVDALVAQSKLTFYQADKIAAGQSEELFFSDYVLTEPIRPGSDPRTFLAKDETGNIVVLTMITELSGPGSGLLDRLSRLCDLSTPGIHQSIRLPHQVVTHGEKVGLVSEPVTGPSVAELILRRGRLETAFVIDAARQLASAFDASIRSGVVHGAIYTTNIRVEDSGRVIAVGGGIAPITAPVIRSETFDSPESCDGIAPERIGGSAPPTETSDIYAFGCLIWAMSAGRAPFLQGDPLARLTAHRTGRVPDLRDYCGDAAEPIADLVARCTEPDPGKRPESFVEISASLGKRNQRVKSGLRLLAPTPSTSTASLDVSSDSFNQTRPRYPLRKQATLCGAIALAAVLLGFGPTFFFQLMTPKNVVAVTEHELDSSRNLTNAAAATEDALSSPEVSRQDELATAGESLTNNGPTNLRKMPPPDEAGVIRLSSSGYYEASTIDYRGDLKIIGPPQATATIKIVEQPLRVRARTVTLERVGLSASAGATSPALILANAQSLFVRDSSFDGGDGRRTIGLGWRRLDSRDRSGGVVRLSDCRYRGLSTGLFLSEMPNGLSAQNCLVYSSRSFVTVNKTAGADSLRVLFRRVTSREVDRVIDVRFDSEGFSQLNLHAEKCAFSGDDGAAVFGWIRAEEASRFAIEIDGRENLIDPPVSISRRLKDSSRLSPSSEPRVKVAGVVAGQIKFAGKVGANPDGSRVVDFVGPRRGDLDVGYRPVEPN is encoded by the coding sequence TTGTCGGACCGACCATCTCCGCAGCTCTCCGAACTGCTCACGAGGTTCGGCCTCGGCGAGCGAGAGACGGTGCGCTGCTGTCGCCGACACATCCGCGCGGTCGGACGCAAGATTCCGATCTTCGACACGATCTGGGTCGACGCGCTGGTCGCCCAATCGAAATTGACCTTCTATCAGGCCGACAAAATCGCGGCCGGTCAAAGCGAGGAACTGTTCTTTTCGGACTACGTTCTTACGGAACCGATCCGGCCGGGATCCGACCCGAGAACATTTTTGGCGAAAGACGAGACCGGCAACATTGTCGTGCTGACGATGATCACAGAGCTGTCGGGGCCGGGCTCGGGATTGCTCGATCGTCTGTCCCGCCTTTGCGATCTCAGCACACCCGGCATTCATCAGTCGATCCGATTGCCGCACCAAGTCGTCACGCACGGCGAAAAAGTCGGACTCGTCAGTGAGCCGGTCACGGGACCGAGTGTCGCAGAGCTCATTCTGCGGCGGGGACGGCTGGAAACTGCTTTTGTCATCGACGCCGCCCGCCAACTTGCGTCGGCATTCGATGCATCAATTCGTAGCGGCGTGGTTCACGGAGCGATCTACACGACCAATATTCGCGTGGAGGATTCCGGTCGCGTGATCGCCGTCGGAGGAGGAATTGCCCCGATCACCGCACCGGTCATTCGCTCGGAGACCTTCGATTCCCCCGAGTCTTGTGACGGAATTGCGCCGGAGCGAATCGGCGGTTCGGCTCCCCCCACTGAGACCAGCGATATCTATGCGTTCGGATGCCTGATTTGGGCCATGAGCGCGGGACGAGCACCCTTCCTTCAAGGCGATCCGCTGGCGAGGCTGACCGCGCATCGAACGGGGCGGGTTCCCGATCTTCGAGATTACTGCGGTGACGCGGCCGAACCGATCGCCGACCTTGTGGCCCGATGCACCGAACCTGATCCGGGAAAGCGTCCCGAATCGTTCGTAGAAATCAGCGCATCGCTCGGTAAACGAAACCAACGAGTGAAATCGGGTTTGCGTTTACTGGCCCCGACGCCCTCAACCTCAACCGCTTCGCTCGACGTCAGCAGTGACTCGTTCAATCAAACGCGACCGCGTTATCCGCTCAGAAAACAAGCGACTCTCTGCGGCGCGATCGCCTTGGCCGCGGTGCTGCTAGGTTTCGGTCCGACGTTCTTTTTCCAATTGATGACCCCCAAAAACGTCGTCGCGGTCACAGAGCACGAACTCGATTCGTCGAGAAATTTGACGAACGCAGCGGCGGCGACCGAAGACGCATTATCGTCTCCCGAAGTTTCCCGACAGGACGAGTTGGCGACGGCGGGCGAATCGCTGACCAATAACGGCCCGACGAACCTCCGCAAGATGCCGCCCCCGGATGAGGCGGGAGTCATTCGACTCAGTTCGTCCGGTTACTATGAAGCATCGACGATCGACTACAGGGGCGACCTGAAGATCATCGGCCCTCCGCAGGCGACCGCAACGATCAAAATCGTCGAGCAGCCGCTTCGAGTGCGGGCCCGAACTGTCACACTCGAACGTGTTGGGCTTTCGGCATCAGCCGGAGCCACCTCACCCGCTCTCATTTTGGCGAACGCTCAATCGCTCTTCGTTCGCGATTCTTCTTTTGACGGCGGCGACGGTCGACGCACGATCGGTCTCGGCTGGCGACGCCTCGATTCGCGAGATCGGTCCGGCGGCGTCGTGCGGCTATCCGACTGTCGCTATCGCGGCCTTTCGACCGGACTGTTTCTCTCCGAAATGCCGAACGGTCTCTCGGCGCAGAATTGCCTGGTCTACTCCTCGCGCTCTTTCGTAACCGTCAATAAGACGGCCGGGGCGGACTCCCTGCGTGTCCTCTTCCGACGGGTCACGTCGCGGGAAGTCGATCGCGTCATCGACGTGCGATTCGATTCAGAAGGATTCTCTCAACTCAATCTGCATGCCGAAAAATGTGCGTTCTCGGGCGACGACGGCGCAGCGGTCTTCGGCTGGATTCGGGCCGAGGAGGCGAGTCGCTTCGCCATCGAGATCGACGGTCGCGAGAATCTGATTGATCCGCCCGTGTCGATCTCTCGTCGATTGAAAGATTCGAGCCGCCTTTCTCCGTCATCGGAACCACGAGTGAAGGTCGCCGGCGTTGTCGCCGGGCAGATCAAATTCGCAGGCAAAGTCGGTGCGAATCCCGACGGATCACGCGTTGTCGATTTTGTAGGGCCGCGGCGCGGTGACCTCGATGTCGGCTACCGTCCCGTTGAGCCGAACTGA
- a CDS encoding aspartate carbamoyltransferase catalytic subunit, translated as MDAVAGMTPRRVGGSGIGWNRKNLLGLEGLSAEELTLILDRAAEFKAASTSGPQRFDHLAGCIVANLFFEPSTRTRTSFSLAAKRLGADTVDFSPSGSSLSKGETFLDTALTIQALGASQMVVRHPASGGPHQLARRLNAGVLNAGDGTHEHPTQGLLDIFTIRENRGSIEGLTVALVGDILHSRVARSNIWGLKALGARVIVCGPATLIPPHIEKLGVEVSTNFDAILGEIDCVNLLRVQFERQRGAFFPSIAEYAHLFGMNADRIRRSRKDILVLAPGPINRGVELTPEVADGPHSVILDQVTNGLMVRMAALSLLHEAATKHS; from the coding sequence ATGGATGCAGTGGCCGGGATGACGCCACGTCGTGTCGGAGGTAGCGGCATCGGTTGGAATCGCAAAAATTTGCTCGGCCTCGAGGGTCTCTCCGCCGAGGAATTGACGCTGATTCTCGACCGCGCCGCCGAGTTTAAAGCCGCGTCGACAAGCGGCCCTCAACGGTTCGACCATTTGGCCGGGTGCATTGTTGCGAATCTCTTTTTTGAACCATCGACGCGAACGCGAACGAGTTTCAGTCTGGCCGCGAAGCGGCTCGGGGCCGACACCGTCGACTTCTCTCCTTCCGGCAGCAGCCTGTCGAAAGGCGAAACCTTTCTTGACACGGCACTGACGATTCAGGCCCTCGGTGCATCGCAAATGGTCGTCCGGCATCCCGCCTCCGGAGGACCACATCAACTCGCACGGCGTCTGAATGCGGGTGTGTTAAACGCCGGCGATGGCACTCACGAACACCCCACTCAGGGCCTGCTCGATATCTTTACGATCCGCGAGAATCGCGGGTCGATAGAAGGCCTGACCGTCGCACTGGTCGGCGATATCTTACACAGCCGCGTTGCCCGTTCGAATATCTGGGGGCTTAAGGCTCTCGGGGCCCGCGTGATCGTCTGCGGACCGGCAACCCTGATTCCCCCTCACATCGAGAAGCTCGGCGTTGAGGTCTCCACAAACTTCGACGCGATCCTCGGCGAGATCGATTGCGTCAACCTGCTGCGAGTTCAATTTGAACGACAGCGCGGGGCGTTCTTTCCGTCGATCGCAGAATACGCCCACCTGTTCGGAATGAATGCAGACCGCATTCGGAGGTCCAGAAAGGACATACTCGTCCTGGCACCGGGACCGATCAATCGTGGTGTGGAACTGACTCCCGAGGTTGCCGACGGTCCGCATTCGGTCATCCTCGATCAGGTGACGAACGGCTTAATGGTCCGAATGGCAGCGCTCAGTCTGCTGCACGAGGCCGCTACCAAACACAGTTGA
- a CDS encoding dihydroorotase has translation MSATVTQVIRGGRVVDPAIGTDAVIDVVVRDGRIAALTNEPIDADEVIDATGLVVAPGLVDPHVSFREPGDESDETTESGSAAALAGGYTSVACLPDTEPAVDDRAAAEFIALQAERAKNCRVYPLGAVTKGIAGKELAEIGQLVDGGAVAFTDGKHPIQSAEIMRRALMYARMFDRPILAHPQDSTLVAGGVMHEGFISTVLGLRGMPAAAEYISVARDIALAELTESRLHIMCVSTASSVEAVRQAKARGVKVTADLTPHHLCLTDTVLRSYDSRFKVNPPLRSEENLDALIAGLCDGTIDAISADHQPYAEEKKSGDLLSDPFGVSGIETAFCMSARVLVGGGHLTWPKLIRLLSTNPAGVLGIEAGTLQVGRPADLVIFNAETAAPILARNFRSKGKSSPFEAMEGLGRVEVVIVGGEIRYRWPETDSTA, from the coding sequence ATGTCGGCGACGGTGACACAGGTGATCCGTGGCGGACGCGTCGTCGATCCTGCGATTGGGACTGACGCCGTCATCGACGTGGTGGTCCGCGACGGTCGGATCGCGGCATTGACGAACGAGCCGATTGACGCAGATGAGGTGATCGACGCGACGGGTCTCGTCGTGGCTCCGGGCTTGGTTGATCCGCACGTTTCCTTTCGGGAGCCCGGTGACGAGTCAGATGAGACGACCGAATCAGGTTCCGCAGCGGCATTGGCCGGCGGCTACACGTCGGTCGCTTGCCTGCCGGACACCGAACCGGCCGTCGATGACCGAGCGGCAGCCGAATTTATTGCGCTGCAGGCCGAGCGGGCGAAGAATTGCCGTGTCTATCCGCTTGGCGCGGTGACGAAGGGAATTGCCGGAAAAGAGTTGGCTGAGATCGGACAACTGGTCGACGGGGGGGCGGTCGCTTTCACCGACGGCAAGCATCCGATTCAAAGCGCCGAGATCATGCGTCGCGCCCTGATGTATGCTCGGATGTTCGATCGACCGATCCTCGCTCATCCGCAGGATTCGACGCTCGTGGCTGGCGGCGTGATGCATGAGGGTTTCATCTCGACGGTTCTGGGTCTGCGTGGGATGCCGGCGGCCGCCGAGTACATCAGCGTTGCCCGCGACATTGCCTTGGCGGAACTGACTGAAAGTCGGCTACACATCATGTGCGTTTCCACGGCTTCGAGCGTCGAAGCCGTGCGGCAGGCGAAAGCTCGTGGCGTCAAAGTCACCGCCGACCTCACGCCGCACCACCTTTGTCTGACCGACACGGTCCTTCGGTCTTACGATTCACGATTTAAAGTGAATCCTCCCCTCAGATCAGAAGAGAATTTGGACGCTCTGATCGCAGGCTTATGCGACGGCACGATCGATGCGATTTCCGCCGACCATCAACCGTACGCCGAAGAGAAAAAAAGCGGCGACCTGCTTTCTGATCCGTTCGGCGTTTCGGGAATCGAAACTGCTTTTTGCATGTCGGCCCGCGTCCTCGTGGGCGGCGGCCATCTGACATGGCCCAAGTTAATACGGCTGCTGTCAACCAACCCGGCCGGTGTGTTGGGGATTGAGGCCGGAACGCTTCAAGTGGGACGACCGGCCGATCTCGTGATTTTCAACGCCGAAACCGCAGCGCCTATTTTGGCGAGAAATTTCCGGTCCAAGGGCAAGAGCAGCCCGTTCGAAGCCATGGAGGGGCTCGGACGAGTTGAGGTTGTGATTGTCGGCGGCGAAATTCGATATCGCTGGCCTGAAACAGATTCAACGGCCTGA
- a CDS encoding NYN domain-containing protein, with amino-acid sequence MSAAKFDIAGLKQIQRPDDLLLRAIDVDARAFTASVSLPTVAELMNDILVDGYNLMHAAGYARERYGRGELERLRNSFLAALAERLDDPQRRRTTVVFDAQDAPDDVRRRYRQLDLLILFAGGDGIADEAIEKRISSHSAPSNLLVVSSDRRIRDAARRRGARDIGSEDYWDRLAREFRRRDVDEVSQPDMKRTGDILGTNEVDYWLKEFGDDLPQTSGDVDDSPTNSPRSGGGHSNRKPDRDSSTKHAAESDAPTVDSAEASTSDREPQSRAGDIDYWQSQIDDVIREERNSDKR; translated from the coding sequence TTGTCGGCGGCGAAATTCGATATCGCTGGCCTGAAACAGATTCAACGGCCTGACGATCTTCTGCTCCGCGCGATCGATGTCGACGCGCGGGCCTTCACGGCTTCCGTAAGCCTGCCAACCGTCGCCGAGTTGATGAACGATATTTTAGTCGACGGTTACAACCTGATGCACGCCGCCGGGTACGCCCGCGAGCGATACGGACGCGGCGAATTGGAAAGGCTTCGTAACTCCTTTTTAGCCGCGCTGGCGGAACGGCTGGATGATCCGCAGCGCCGCCGAACCACGGTTGTGTTCGACGCCCAAGACGCCCCCGACGATGTCCGGAGACGGTACCGCCAGCTCGATCTTCTAATCCTGTTCGCCGGCGGTGATGGAATTGCGGATGAGGCCATTGAGAAGCGAATTTCGTCGCATTCCGCCCCGAGCAATCTACTGGTCGTCTCATCCGACCGTCGCATCCGAGATGCCGCGCGGCGTCGCGGGGCGCGCGACATCGGGAGCGAAGACTATTGGGACCGACTCGCACGGGAATTCCGTCGGCGTGACGTCGACGAAGTCAGCCAACCCGATATGAAACGGACCGGCGATATACTCGGGACTAACGAAGTCGACTATTGGCTCAAGGAATTCGGCGACGACTTGCCGCAGACATCAGGCGATGTTGATGACTCTCCGACAAATTCACCGCGATCTGGCGGCGGTCATTCGAATCGAAAACCGGATCGGGATTCGTCGACAAAACATGCCGCCGAATCCGATGCTCCCACCGTCGATTCCGCCGAAGCCTCGACCTCCGATCGAGAACCGCAATCGAGAGCCGGAGACATCGATTATTGGCAATCTCAGATCGATGACGTGATCCGCGAGGAACGTAATTCCGACAAGCGTTAA